Proteins encoded by one window of Streptomyces clavuligerus:
- a CDS encoding SCO1860 family LAETG-anchored protein, protein MNSNTFRMPARRCAAATAAVALLAGPVALAGPAAATGSGAQGRASAVVLRAGLDVSLLDKTVQVPVNTSLNEVTAPASASRTALTVRLDGVDGGRPVQLARADVATARATTEQGRTEGYARLAGARVQLPGLPLIPLVEIGKATSRAVCAAGARPVAESVLLGPVKVLGKEVTLTAAGTTRVTAAGVGEVTLDLARKQIASTTAAATALELRVAVNPLKLNVAEVNGTVTLAKATCEAPRAAVKPPAEQPTEQPTERPTEQPTGPAKPETPQKPGIEPQGPNENLAETGGTSATAYIAGGAAVLLALGGGTVLVARNRARARARG, encoded by the coding sequence GTGAACAGCAACACCTTCCGCATGCCCGCACGCCGCTGCGCCGCCGCCACGGCCGCCGTCGCGCTGCTCGCGGGGCCCGTGGCCCTGGCCGGTCCGGCTGCGGCCACCGGGAGCGGGGCCCAGGGGCGGGCGAGCGCGGTCGTCCTCCGCGCCGGACTCGATGTCTCGCTGCTCGACAAGACCGTCCAGGTGCCGGTGAACACCTCGCTCAACGAGGTCACCGCACCCGCGTCGGCCTCCCGCACCGCGCTCACCGTACGGCTCGACGGGGTCGACGGGGGCCGTCCCGTCCAGCTCGCCCGCGCGGACGTGGCCACCGCGCGCGCCACCACGGAACAGGGGCGGACCGAGGGGTACGCCCGGCTCGCGGGGGCCCGGGTGCAGCTTCCGGGGCTGCCGCTGATCCCGCTCGTCGAGATCGGGAAGGCCACCTCCCGGGCCGTCTGCGCCGCGGGGGCGCGGCCGGTGGCCGAGTCGGTCCTGCTGGGCCCGGTGAAGGTGCTCGGCAAGGAGGTCACCCTCACCGCGGCGGGGACCACCCGGGTCACCGCGGCGGGCGTCGGCGAGGTCACCCTCGACCTGGCCCGCAAGCAGATCGCCTCCACCACCGCGGCGGCCACGGCGCTGGAGCTGAGGGTCGCGGTCAACCCGCTCAAGCTGAACGTCGCCGAGGTGAACGGCACCGTCACCCTCGCCAAGGCGACCTGCGAGGCGCCCCGGGCGGCCGTGAAGCCCCCGGCGGAGCAGCCCACCGAGCAGCCCACGGAACGGCCCACGGAACAGCCCACCGGCCCGGCGAAGCCCGAGACCCCCCAGAAGCCGGGCATCGAGCCGCAGGGGCCGAACGAGAACCTCGCCGAGACCGGCGGCACCTCCGCGACCGCCTATATCGCGGGCGGCGCCGCCGTGCTGCTGGCCCTGGGCGGCGGAACCGTCCTGGTGGCCCGCAACCGCGCCCGGGCCCGTGCCCGGGGCTGA
- a CDS encoding amidohydrolase family protein, whose protein sequence is MSDRVELHVKGRVLVGPEEVRDELWVVGGRITYRRPAGADTAPTVTGWALPGLVDAHCHVGLDAHGPVDDATSERQARFDRDAGTLLIRDAGSPSDTRWIDDREDLPKIIRAGRHIARTRRYIRNYAHEIEPDDLVAYVAREARRGDGWVKLVGDWIDREVGDLTACWPRGAVEAAIAEAHRLGARVTAHCFAEDSLRDLVEAGIDCVEHATGLTEDTIPLFAERGVAIVPTLVNIATFPALADGGEAKFPAWSAHMRRLHARRHDTVRSAYDAGIPVFVGTDAGGSLPHGLVAAEVAELVTAGLPPLAALSATTWGARAWLGRPGLDEGAPADLVVYEEDPRADVRVLAAPLRIVLRGRVVG, encoded by the coding sequence ATGAGCGATCGCGTGGAACTGCATGTGAAGGGGCGGGTGCTCGTCGGCCCGGAGGAGGTGCGGGACGAACTGTGGGTCGTCGGCGGCCGGATCACCTACCGGCGCCCGGCCGGCGCCGACACGGCGCCCACGGTCACCGGCTGGGCGCTGCCCGGCCTGGTCGACGCCCACTGCCATGTGGGACTCGACGCGCACGGCCCGGTGGACGACGCCACCAGCGAGCGGCAGGCGCGCTTCGACCGGGACGCGGGCACGCTGCTGATCCGGGACGCGGGCTCGCCCTCCGACACCCGCTGGATCGACGACCGCGAGGACCTGCCGAAGATCATCCGCGCGGGCCGGCACATCGCCCGCACCCGCCGCTACATCCGCAACTACGCCCATGAGATCGAACCGGACGACCTGGTCGCGTATGTGGCCCGGGAGGCGCGGCGCGGCGACGGCTGGGTGAAGCTCGTCGGCGACTGGATCGACCGGGAGGTGGGGGACCTCACCGCCTGCTGGCCGCGCGGCGCGGTCGAGGCGGCCATCGCCGAGGCCCACCGGCTGGGCGCCCGGGTCACCGCGCACTGCTTCGCCGAGGACTCCCTGCGGGACCTGGTGGAGGCGGGCATCGACTGCGTCGAGCACGCCACCGGACTCACCGAGGACACCATTCCGCTCTTCGCCGAACGCGGGGTCGCGATCGTGCCCACCCTGGTCAACATCGCCACCTTCCCGGCCCTCGCGGACGGCGGCGAGGCCAAGTTCCCCGCCTGGTCGGCCCATATGCGCCGACTGCACGCGCGGCGCCACGACACCGTCCGCTCCGCGTACGACGCGGGCATCCCGGTCTTCGTCGGCACCGACGCGGGCGGCTCGCTGCCCCACGGCCTGGTCGCCGCCGAGGTGGCCGAACTCGTCACGGCGGGCCTTCCGCCGCTCGCGGCGCTCTCGGCCACCACCTGGGGCGCCCGCGCCTGGCTCGGCAGGCCGGGCCTGGACGAGGGCGCCCCCGCCGACCTGGTGGTCTACGAGGAAGATCCGCGCGCCGACGTCCGGGTACTGGCCGCCCCGCTGCGGATCGTCCTGCGCGGCAGGGTGGTCGGCTGA
- the ectA gene encoding diaminobutyrate acetyltransferase, with protein MTTVQEPRPQADRTESSGFTENAGSTGSTGEFTTVESPRVTDGAALWRLARDTRTLDLNSPYSYLLWCRDFAATSLVARDAAGAPIAFVTGYLRPGRPHALVVWQIAVDRAHRGRGLAGTLLDTLTARVTAGQGVREVEATVTPDNTASDRLFTSYARRHGVRLEREVLFDGPLFPREPDGAAGTPAHQPEVLYRMGPFRD; from the coding sequence ATGACCACCGTGCAAGAACCTCGCCCCCAAGCCGACCGCACCGAAAGCAGCGGATTCACCGAGAACGCCGGAAGCACCGGAAGCACCGGGGAATTCACCACGGTCGAGAGCCCGCGGGTGACGGACGGGGCGGCGCTCTGGCGGCTCGCCCGGGACACCCGGACCCTGGACCTCAACTCCCCCTACAGCTATCTGCTCTGGTGCCGGGACTTCGCCGCCACCTCGCTGGTGGCGCGGGACGCGGCGGGCGCGCCGATCGCCTTCGTCACCGGCTATCTCCGGCCCGGTCGGCCACATGCGCTGGTGGTCTGGCAGATCGCCGTCGACCGCGCGCACCGGGGGCGGGGGCTGGCCGGGACCCTGCTCGACACACTGACCGCCCGGGTGACCGCCGGGCAGGGGGTGCGCGAGGTCGAGGCGACCGTCACCCCCGACAACACCGCGTCCGACCGGCTCTTCACCTCGTACGCGCGGCGCCACGGGGTCCGGCTCGAACGCGAAGTGCTCTTCGACGGGCCGCTGTTCCCCCGGGAGCCGGACGGGGCGGCAGGCACCCCGGCGCACCAGCCCGAGGTGCTGTACCGGATGGGCCCCTTCCGGGACTGA
- a CDS encoding ZIP family metal transporter, whose translation MAVFVALGALVMTLVGGWTAQRVTDRRHLVLGLAGGLMLGVVGLDLLPEALEAAGTRVFGVPQALLLFVGGFLLAHMVERLLAVRQAAHGAAEERVPQVGLTAAAAMVGHSLLDGVAIGAAFQVGEAMGLTVALAVIAHDFADGFNTYTLTSLYGNTRTKAVAMLVADACAPVVGAASTLLVTIPPEALGSYLGFFGGALLYLAAAEILPEAHHTHPARSTLLCTAAGAGFIWLVVGVSSD comes from the coding sequence ATGGCGGTGTTTGTCGCGCTCGGCGCGTTGGTGATGACGCTGGTCGGCGGTTGGACGGCGCAGCGCGTCACCGACCGCAGGCATCTCGTGCTCGGTCTGGCGGGCGGGCTGATGCTCGGCGTCGTCGGTCTCGATCTCCTGCCCGAGGCACTGGAGGCGGCCGGCACCCGAGTCTTCGGCGTTCCGCAGGCGCTGCTGCTCTTCGTGGGCGGCTTTCTGCTGGCCCATATGGTCGAGCGGCTGCTGGCGGTGCGCCAGGCGGCGCACGGCGCCGCCGAGGAGCGGGTGCCCCAGGTGGGGCTGACGGCCGCCGCGGCCATGGTCGGCCACAGCCTGCTCGACGGTGTCGCGATCGGCGCCGCCTTCCAGGTGGGGGAGGCCATGGGGCTCACGGTGGCGCTGGCCGTCATCGCCCATGACTTCGCGGACGGCTTCAACACGTACACGCTCACCAGCCTGTACGGGAACACCCGGACGAAGGCGGTCGCGATGCTGGTGGCGGACGCGTGCGCCCCGGTGGTCGGGGCCGCGTCCACCCTGCTGGTGACGATCCCGCCGGAGGCGCTCGGCAGCTACCTCGGCTTCTTCGGCGGGGCGCTGCTCTATCTCGCGGCGGCGGAGATCCTGCCGGAGGCCCATCACACCCACCCGGCCCGCTCGACCCTGCTCTGCACGGCGGCGGGCGCGGGCTTCATCTGGCTGGTGGTCGGCGTCTCCTCTGACTGA
- a CDS encoding pyridoxal-phosphate-dependent aminotransferase family protein — translation MTHPLLDLPPLTAEHFARIAARVAALLDTEQDVVITQGEALLPLEGCIRSGARAGSTALNVVTGPYGQTFGNWLRDCGARVVDLEVPFHTAVTAEQVERALAAHPEIDFVSLVHAEAATGNTNPVAEIGEAVRRHGALFMLDAVASVAAEPLLPDAWGVDLCVIGAQKAMGGPAGVSAVSVSPRAWERFAANPAAPRRSYLSLLDWKERWIDGGRTALLHAPAQLEMLALEACVERIESEGLTAVMERHAHAAAATRAGALALGGGLEPYVYEAKDAAPVATTLRAPAGMDASALVTKALAADPSLPLIAGGGALAKEMIRVNHYGVDATRGAVRSSLAALGVALAEAGATVDPVAAGRAVSEVWA, via the coding sequence GTGACTCATCCGCTTCTGGACCTGCCCCCGCTCACCGCCGAGCACTTCGCGCGCATCGCGGCGCGGGTCGCCGCCCTGCTCGACACGGAGCAGGACGTGGTGATCACCCAGGGTGAGGCGCTGCTGCCGCTGGAGGGCTGCATCCGCTCCGGGGCCCGCGCCGGGTCGACCGCGCTGAACGTCGTGACCGGCCCGTACGGCCAGACCTTCGGCAACTGGCTGCGCGACTGCGGCGCCCGGGTCGTCGATCTGGAGGTCCCCTTCCACACGGCGGTCACCGCCGAGCAGGTGGAGCGGGCGCTCGCGGCCCACCCCGAGATCGACTTCGTCTCGCTGGTGCACGCGGAGGCCGCCACCGGCAACACCAACCCGGTCGCGGAGATCGGTGAGGCGGTCCGCCGCCACGGGGCCCTGTTCATGCTGGACGCGGTGGCCTCGGTGGCCGCCGAGCCGCTGCTGCCGGACGCGTGGGGCGTGGACCTGTGCGTGATCGGCGCCCAGAAGGCGATGGGCGGCCCGGCGGGTGTGTCGGCGGTGTCGGTGAGCCCCCGCGCCTGGGAGCGGTTCGCGGCCAACCCGGCCGCGCCCCGGCGCTCGTACCTCTCGCTGCTCGACTGGAAGGAGCGGTGGATCGACGGCGGTCGCACGGCGCTGCTGCACGCCCCCGCCCAGTTGGAGATGCTGGCGCTGGAGGCGTGCGTCGAGCGGATCGAGTCGGAGGGGCTGACGGCCGTCATGGAGCGGCACGCGCACGCGGCGGCGGCGACCCGGGCGGGGGCGCTGGCCCTCGGCGGCGGTCTTGAGCCGTATGTGTACGAGGCGAAGGACGCCGCCCCGGTGGCCACCACGCTGCGCGCGCCCGCCGGGATGGACGCCTCCGCGCTGGTGACGAAGGCGCTGGCGGCGGACCCCTCGCTGCCGCTGATCGCGGGCGGCGGGGCGCTCGCCAAGGAGATGATCCGGGTCAACCACTACGGGGTGGACGCCACCCGGGGCGCGGTGCGCTCCTCGCTGGCGGCCCTGGGGGTCGCCCTCGCCGAGGCGGGCGCGACGGTGGACCCGGTGGCGGCGGGCCGCGCGGTCTCCGAGGTCTGGGCCTGA
- a CDS encoding cobyrinate a,c-diamide synthase: protein MVARLVIAAPASGSGKTTVATGLMAAFAATGLKVSPHKVGPDYIDPGYHALATGRPGRNLDAYLCGTELMAPLFAHGAAGCDLAVVEGVMGMFDGASGAGELASTAQLAKVLRAPVVLVVDASSQSRSVAALVHGFVSFDPEVRIGGVILNKVATDRHELLLRQALEEVGMPVLGVVRRRAAVATPSRHLGLVPVAERTADAVGSVAAMAELVREGCDLEALLALARSAPGPVGPAWSPQSPQSPGGSPAAVAAGRPPGSGERPVAGGRPVVAVAGGPAFTFSYAEHPELLAACGAEVVTFDPLRDERLPEGTAGIVIGGGFPEVYAPELSANKELRAEVAAFALAGGAVAAECAGLLYLARSLDGLPMCGVLEADARMEKRLTLGYREAVALTDSCLAPAGTRMRGHEFHRTVIEPGAGPAPAWGMHRPERRVEGFVRQGVHASYLHTHWAAEPGVARRFVDRCARPGPW from the coding sequence GCAGCGGCAAGACCACGGTGGCGACGGGCCTGATGGCCGCCTTCGCCGCGACGGGGCTGAAGGTCTCCCCGCACAAGGTGGGCCCCGACTACATCGACCCGGGGTACCACGCGCTCGCCACCGGGCGCCCCGGGCGCAATCTCGACGCGTATCTGTGCGGTACGGAGCTGATGGCGCCGCTGTTCGCCCATGGCGCCGCCGGGTGCGACCTGGCCGTGGTCGAGGGCGTCATGGGGATGTTCGACGGCGCGTCGGGCGCGGGTGAGCTGGCGTCCACGGCGCAGCTCGCGAAGGTGCTGCGGGCGCCGGTGGTGCTGGTCGTGGACGCGTCCTCGCAGTCCCGTTCGGTGGCGGCGCTGGTGCACGGCTTCGTCTCGTTCGACCCGGAGGTCCGGATCGGCGGGGTGATCCTCAACAAGGTGGCGACCGACCGTCATGAGCTGCTGCTGCGCCAGGCTCTGGAGGAGGTGGGCATGCCGGTGCTGGGTGTGGTGCGGCGCCGGGCGGCGGTGGCGACGCCCTCGCGCCATCTGGGTCTGGTGCCGGTGGCCGAGCGGACGGCGGACGCGGTCGGGTCGGTGGCCGCGATGGCGGAGCTGGTGCGCGAGGGCTGCGATCTGGAGGCGCTGCTCGCGCTCGCGCGCTCCGCCCCCGGGCCGGTCGGCCCGGCCTGGAGCCCGCAGAGCCCGCAGAGCCCCGGCGGTAGCCCGGCCGCCGTGGCGGCCGGGCGACCGCCGGGGAGCGGGGAACGGCCGGTGGCCGGGGGGCGGCCGGTGGTCGCGGTGGCCGGGGGGCCCGCGTTCACCTTCTCCTACGCCGAGCACCCGGAGCTCCTCGCCGCGTGCGGCGCCGAGGTCGTCACCTTCGATCCGCTGCGGGACGAACGGCTGCCCGAGGGCACGGCGGGGATCGTCATCGGCGGCGGCTTCCCCGAGGTGTACGCGCCGGAGCTGTCCGCCAACAAGGAGCTGCGGGCCGAGGTCGCCGCGTTCGCCCTGGCGGGCGGAGCGGTGGCGGCGGAGTGCGCGGGGCTGCTCTATCTGGCGCGCTCGCTGGACGGGCTGCCCATGTGCGGGGTGCTGGAGGCGGACGCGCGGATGGAGAAGCGGCTCACCCTCGGCTACCGGGAGGCCGTGGCGCTCACCGACAGCTGTCTCGCGCCCGCCGGAACCCGGATGCGGGGGCACGAGTTCCACCGGACGGTGATCGAGCCCGGGGCCGGGCCCGCGCCCGCGTGGGGCATGCACCGCCCCGAACGGCGGGTCGAGGGTTTCGTCCGGCAGGGGGTGCACGCCAGCTATCTGCACACGCACTGGGCCGCGGAGCCGGGGGTGGCCCGCCGGTTCGTGGACCGGTGCGCGCGGCCGGGCCCGTGGTGA